Below is a window of Impatiens glandulifera chromosome 2, dImpGla2.1, whole genome shotgun sequence DNA.
GAAACCTGCTTGCTAACTATAGCTCCAATTTGACTTCCTCGAGGGCGACTATGAAAGTATTGTTCAGATTCTTCTTCCGAAACTTTCTCCACAGGTCCTTCCACTCTTACCTAGTATCAGTCTCATTAGGTAATAAAAAATCTacagatttatttattataaaacaatCCAAAATATTAAGTGAAATGGTCTAGCAATCTCATTAAGGTATCAGAAGTATGTGAATGTCAATGACTATGCAGTAATTTGTATAGAAAAATCTTGTATATCTCATGTTCGATTTCCACTAAAAATACCCTAATTGAGGTTGGGGTTCGTACTAGCTTCCCTCCATGAAACAAACCCTAGTTTCCAGAaaggattatttttttttaatgattcaGAGTTAAGTGTGGACAGAATCCAAACAACACCAATTGGATGTTGTGCAAAGAATGGAGATTGTATCCCAATCGGAATGTTAGCAATGTAGCTGATTAGGCTATTTTGACAAATGAAATTACGATGAAATTTATGATGTATATTTTTGCTTTTAAAAATGAGATTAGCATCGGCATCTCAATAAAATTCTGTAAATCCTTTCCTTTCCATTATTAATATAAGGCTTTTTCATTTTGCCAAAAAAAAACTAAGCTTACTTCATTTATGCAAGTGAAAGGTTAATATCTTAAACTTCATCAACAACAAAAGAAGAaagtagaaagaaaaaaaaaaatcaactctCTAAATTCCTTGGAGAAAGCTAGCACGAAACCCCCACTTAAATCAGAGCATTTTTAGTGGAAATCGAACATGAGAGTCTCTTAAGACAGTTTCTTTCTACTTGAGCTAAAAAAGTCATAATTTGCGAGCTTATATcatactaaatttatataaaggtTTCCAGATGTGGATCAACACCCGAATAAGAAATCTGACATAAAAAAAGGTGTTTTCAAAATGAAACCATCACTGACCTGGCGATTTAAACCATCCCAGTAAAATAATAGTGATGCATAAGGATTTTCAGATATCTGATACGCCTTTTGACTTTCATAATTCGTGTACCTGTTTGGAGAAGCCGATGAGCCAAAACACACAATATAAAAGAAACCTGCATCAAAGAAAACTTACCAGACAAAGCCGTTTTTGTCAAATCCTTTTAGCAATACCATTCTTGATGAACTGCAATTATAGTAAAAGACTAATAGATGAACAACTTGAAATAGATAAAAGTATCAAAAAGGAGATAAATTAAAACATACATCTTCCCATCTTTACCAGCTGTTGACAAAGCCATGGCATTTGCTTCCTTAATATTTACGGCAGCCACTGCATCTGTAAACCACTTTTGAAACTGCGATAAAACTGATGTTTCTGTTAATAACTAAAAGCTAGACAATGAAGAGTAAATccaaagaataatttttttttttactttttaggtATACCTGATCAAATGGATCAATTTCTACTTGATCCTCGAGAAAATCAGGAGATATATAATTCTCTCGCAATGCTGCTATGTCGATTGTGGGTATCTTACCAATCCGAACACACATGGAAGTTCCGGGATATGGTGGAAGTTGAAGATTgtatttttcttcaattgatGGAGGAACAAATCTACCGCCTAGAAAATGATGTGAACCACAGAATTTCTTTGTACCCATCTTAGGAGCTGTTAAAGAGACCTAAAATTAATGATGGAAATAAAAGAATCAATCACATTTAGAAACTGGTATTTTGTCACAAATCACAATCCCATTGAAAAACGCCAAAAGTTCAAAATGAGTTTTAGATTTTTCAGATGATGATAAATAAGAAGCAGAACTACCAGCATATCTGGTTTTATCCCATCATCGTTGATATCTCCTTCCTCAACATGCCAACCAGAAGGAATATCGATAGAGACAATAAAAGGAGATTTCTCAACCCTCGATAGTCTCTGAATTAGATCATCGAATGGCGGCCTAGGCTTACCTGGTGAAAGATTATACCTTACAAgttataaaatgaaaagaacccaaaaaataaataagaaaatttaaatcatCATGTAAAGAAGATTTATACCATGGAATGAGAATCCAAACATTGCATCTACAACAATATCATAGTCCTTAGACAGATCAATTGACAAATCTTCCGCAGAGAGAAATGGGATCGACAACGATTCCAGCTACAAAATTTTAGCATTTTATCAGTCACTTGATGAGCAAATGTAGAACAATCATATATTTCAGTTGTTTTACTAACCTGTGTCACTAAACCATCATACAAGGGCTTGGGAGTACGCTTTGGATAACAAACATATGGTTTAAATCCGAAGTGATGAAGATGACGAGCAGCTACAAGACCATCACCACCGTTGTTTCCAGGACCACATATAACAAGAACACGATTGTGTGTAATGGATTCATAAACCTGTCAAATCCAAATATTTAACAAACAATTGAATGCCGATTAAAACAGATTGCTGAAAATTGACCTGAGCAATGGCTGTAGCAACACTTAATCCAGCCAGTTCCTGCACAAATCAATCGCAGGGGAATTAATCAAAcgtacaaacaaacaaacaaaagtgaaagttacaaaaaaaaaagaactgACCATTAGCTGGTCTACACTGAATCCGAGAGGACCCATAAGAATCTCATCAATCTCTGCGGCTTCTCTCTGAGAAAGATACGAAATTGAATCCGACATTTGCAGGGCCTGCGATGGGGAAACTAATTTGATGGAGCTCGACAATGATGAAGTGGGTTTACTGGAAATCGAGCAGAATCCACGAATATCCGATGGAGAAGTGAAACCCAATAAGGCCTAGACGAATAGCTGCTGTGGTTATGTGATTTGATGGGTTAAGGATAGAGTAGAGAgtagagagaagagaaagataCCGATGGATAGAGCTTGCGGAAGGAGATGGCGGATTCGAAGGAGGAAATGGAGCTGATTGAATTTGGATTTGAGAATTTAGGAACGAGAAATTGAGTGAGAAGAATACATGTCATCGTTTTCGTTCTCCCAAGTAAAGAACTCATTTTTGTGATGGCATTTGGTTAACAGGGTAATCTATGGGCTTAGATCCTCTGTTACAAACTCCCTGTCTTATCCTGTGACACgggataaataaaaaaacagcgttttcatttaataatttaaatgaaaaaaaaaactgtttcgaactaattttcaaattaatcttattttttatttaatttattaaattaatttattttactgtttaaatttatttttttaattttttttacatttaaactcattattaaattattatttttataaatttgatatatatatatatatataaatgtttaattttctaaaaaaaaaattaatcttcttTATTGTGTTGGTTGACAATCTCCcaatcattttttcaaattaggCTTCAGATCAAAGAGTGAAATGTcaaagagaaatgatattctcaacgaaACTTCAGCGAAAACAAGACCACTAATCTTACGTGACTTTACCACGTGGCTAGGAGAgagaaaccaaaaaaaaaaaattaaaattgagtttccccctcttttttcttttcatttctcatttccgGCGACCCCCGATTTCTTCTTTGGCGATTTGGCTCTCCGGCATCCCCGACTTCTTCTCCTTTCTTTATCGTCTTCcgatcgaaaatggtaggtCTTCCTTTGCGTATGTTCACTTCATTTATATTGTCTTCCTTCATGTATCTTCGTGATCTAGGGTTCGTACTACTATTCTTTTCAAGCTGGTGGTCCAGGTATATCGCCATTCAAGACTCTAAGATCTCCAAGGACTCCAAGGTAAATAAGACATCTTATCTTTTAGCTAGAAACGTagatcattttgatgattttaagatCGGTTAGGGTTTAGCGATTCaggattttgataattttgatgattttaatgatAGAAAACTAAGATTATATTGTGTAGGACTGAATTATGGGTcctgaaagtgtggtttcgggacctgaaagtattattatatagtgTATGGCTGCATTATGGGTctcgaaagtgtggtttcgggaccttaaaatatgattatatagTATATGGCTGTATTATGGGTCCTGGAAGTGTGGTTTCGAGatccgaaatgggtggtttcaggtcccgaaagtatgattatattgtgtttggttgcattatgggtcccgaaagtgtggtttcaggacccgaaatggatggtttcggcccaaaagtatgattatattatgtttggctgcattatgggtcccgaaagctTGGTTTCGGGGCCCCAAAATgggtgatttcgggacccgaaatgggtagTTTTAGGACCTGAAAGTATGATTATATTGTGTTTGGCTGCATTATgagtcccgaaagtgtggtttcgggacccgaaatgggtgtttCGTGACCCAAAAGTGTGGTTTCAAAACCCGAAATAAATATTCGGGACCCAAAAGTACGATTAAATTGTGTTTGGCTGCATTATGGGTCTTAAAAACTTGGTTTAAGGGCCCGAAATGGGTGTTTTGagacccgaaatgggtgtttCGAGACCCGAAATGGGTAGTTTCGAGACCTGAAATGcttcatttatttgattatatactTCAtagttttttaatgtttattttttatttttgtagagcaaataaacgtaaaaggaATGTCCAAGAAACCAAAGCAACCCCCAAAGCAGCAGCTCCCAAAGCAGCAACCCCCAAAGCAGCAACAGCCCTccacaacttatttttaactaggacatcgtcttttggccttttcaattttcttcaacttctgtctaataaacaaaaagaggttgtgaagtcaataggctttgACTCTCTACTATCATTATCGctttcaaaatgccccgggGAGATCTCTCGTTATCTAGTCAAACAGTTTAACTGTAATAAATGTGCATTCACCCTAAAGAGTGGCGAACTTATGAAAATCGAAAAAGAGGATGTTCAAATCATATTGGGTCTCCACATAGGGGAGCTGGACATTGTAGAATACGAGAATAACGAGACTGATGACAA
It encodes the following:
- the LOC124927301 gene encoding pyridoxine/pyridoxamine 5'-phosphate oxidase 1, chloroplastic, which encodes MSSLLGRTKTMTCILLTQFLVPKFSNPNSISSISSFESAISFRKLYPSALLGFTSPSDIRGFCSISSKPTSSLSSSIKLVSPSQALQMSDSISYLSQREAAEIDEILMGPLGFSVDQLMELAGLSVATAIAQVYESITHNRVLVICGPGNNGGDGLVAARHLHHFGFKPYVCYPKRTPKPLYDGLVTQLESLSIPFLSAEDLSIDLSKDYDIVVDAMFGFSFHGKPRPPFDDLIQRLSRVEKSPFIVSIDIPSGWHVEEGDINDDGIKPDMLVSLTAPKMGTKKFCGSHHFLGGRFVPPSIEEKYNLQLPPYPGTSMCVRIGKIPTIDIAALRENYISPDFLEDQVEIDPFDQFQKWFTDAVAAVNIKEANAMALSTAGKDGKISSRMVLLKGFDKNGFVWYTNYESQKAYQISENPYASLLFYWDGLNRQVRVEGPVEKVSEEESEQYFHSRPRGSQIGAIVSKQSSVIPGRHVLHQEHKELEEKYSDGSLIPKPKNWGGYRLKPEAFEFWQGQSSRLHDRIRYLPEVNDGKQAWKIDRLAP